A single window of Arcobacter venerupis DNA harbors:
- the cysN gene encoding sulfate adenylyltransferase subunit CysN — protein MAHQSDLIAENIEQYLKEHENKEICRFITCGSVDDGKSTLIGRLLYDSKMIFEDQLAAIEKDSKKSGTTGDKIDLALLVDGLASEREQGITIDVAYRFFSTDKRKFIIADTPGHEQYTRNMATGASTADIAIILIDARQGILTQTKRHSYIASLLGIKNLIVAINKMDLVDFSEEVFEKIKKDYNEIIEYLPHHNDLNIQFIPISALDGDNILTISPKCSWYKGLALMPLLDNTSIHKQESSSFRLPVQYVLRPHLNFRGFCGTIASGEINVGDEITVLPSRKTSKVKSIVSNDIKDLKPIGKDEQVETIQKAFAPMATTITLQDEIDISRGDMIVKSTDIPKVSNHLSAMVVWMDETPMKLNQNYVIKRATSVINGAFNAIEFKKNINTFEEIEASELALNDIAKCTISLDREIAVDSYYENRYTGSFIIIDKYTNSTVGAGMILSSIEGFTKLEDEKKVYSKAEIELNEFIRRNYPEWDCKAI, from the coding sequence TCACTTGTGGAAGTGTTGATGATGGTAAAAGTACTCTAATTGGAAGACTTTTATATGATTCAAAAATGATTTTTGAAGATCAATTAGCAGCTATTGAAAAAGATAGTAAAAAATCAGGAACTACTGGTGATAAAATCGATTTAGCACTTTTAGTTGATGGATTAGCTAGTGAGAGAGAACAAGGTATTACTATTGATGTTGCTTATAGATTCTTCTCAACTGATAAAAGAAAGTTTATCATAGCAGATACTCCAGGTCATGAGCAATATACAAGAAATATGGCAACGGGTGCTAGTACTGCTGATATTGCTATTATTTTAATAGATGCAAGACAAGGAATTTTAACTCAAACTAAAAGACACTCTTATATTGCAAGTTTATTAGGTATTAAAAACCTAATCGTTGCTATTAACAAGATGGATTTAGTTGATTTTAGTGAAGAAGTATTTGAAAAAATCAAAAAAGATTATAATGAAATTATCGAGTACCTTCCTCATCATAATGATTTAAATATTCAGTTTATCCCTATTTCGGCACTTGATGGAGATAATATCTTAACTATTTCACCAAAATGTTCTTGGTATAAAGGTCTTGCTTTAATGCCATTATTAGACAATACGTCTATACATAAACAAGAATCTTCATCATTTAGACTTCCTGTTCAATATGTTTTACGTCCTCACTTAAATTTTAGAGGATTCTGCGGAACTATTGCAAGTGGTGAGATAAACGTTGGTGATGAAATTACAGTTTTACCATCAAGAAAAACATCTAAAGTAAAATCAATAGTATCAAATGATATTAAAGATTTAAAACCAATTGGAAAAGATGAGCAAGTTGAAACAATACAAAAAGCATTCGCTCCAATGGCAACAACAATTACACTTCAAGATGAGATTGATATTAGTAGAGGTGATATGATAGTTAAATCTACTGATATTCCAAAAGTATCAAATCACTTATCAGCAATGGTAGTATGGATGGATGAAACTCCAATGAAACTTAATCAAAATTATGTGATTAAAAGAGCAACTTCAGTTATAAATGGTGCATTTAACGCTATTGAATTTAAGAAAAACATTAATACTTTTGAAGAAATTGAAGCAAGTGAATTAGCACTTAATGATATTGCAAAATGTACAATATCACTTGATAGAGAAATTGCAGTTGATTCATACTATGAAAATAGATACACAGGAAGTTTTATTATCATTGATAAATATACAAACTCAACTGTGGGTGCTGGAATGATTCTATCTTCAATTGAAGGTTTTACAAAACTTGAAGATGAGAAAAAAGTTTACTCAAAAGCTGAAATTGAATTAAATGAATTTATTAGAAGAAATTATCCTGAATGGGATTGTAAGGCAATATAA
- a CDS encoding sulfite reductase, translating into MSNNLTLNIEKIKQEKNEIDVLADIFFHAVFGEKISNEDLERFKWYGIYAQDEKQEFFELKIPLSMGELNLQQIKTLSLISKEYANNSLVFSSNQKVELKDIKIFSLPNIFNLLQDVGLETSFEAGHTVRRVLTCPINTIDDSQIFNVSELANKLNETFIGNKKFSNLPNKLQMAISGHAEGCNIQITPDVSFNATKDNKDKILFAIKILDINIGYISSAQVINAAKAIAEIYRDFGDRENPELNSFQSLVKKWGIHKFFDVLNASINYKIQKNVQTKEHTIPRKPRMGINESNIKEQSYIGCKINSSTIHNTNLDFLSSLLEKYQASKIRISHKGNIIILDVPTSQALNLAKELEKIDFNPFA; encoded by the coding sequence ATGTCTAATAATTTAACATTAAATATAGAAAAAATTAAACAAGAAAAAAATGAAATAGATGTTTTAGCAGACATCTTTTTTCATGCTGTTTTTGGAGAAAAAATAAGTAATGAAGATTTAGAAAGATTCAAATGGTATGGAATTTATGCCCAAGATGAAAAACAAGAATTCTTTGAGCTAAAAATTCCATTATCAATGGGTGAGTTAAATCTTCAACAAATTAAAACACTTAGTTTAATTTCAAAAGAGTATGCAAATAATAGTTTAGTTTTTTCATCTAATCAAAAAGTTGAATTAAAAGATATAAAAATATTTAGTCTGCCAAATATCTTTAATCTACTTCAAGATGTAGGTTTAGAAACCTCTTTTGAAGCGGGACACACAGTAAGAAGAGTTCTTACTTGTCCTATTAATACTATTGATGACTCTCAGATATTTAATGTCTCAGAGTTGGCAAATAAACTAAATGAAACTTTTATAGGAAATAAAAAATTCTCAAATTTACCAAATAAACTCCAAATGGCAATAAGTGGTCATGCAGAAGGATGTAATATACAAATTACTCCCGATGTTAGTTTTAATGCAACAAAAGATAATAAAGATAAAATCTTATTTGCTATAAAAATTTTAGATATAAATATAGGATATATTAGCAGTGCTCAAGTTATAAATGCAGCGAAAGCAATAGCTGAAATTTATAGAGATTTTGGAGATAGAGAAAACCCTGAACTTAACTCTTTTCAATCTTTAGTAAAAAAATGGGGAATACATAAATTTTTTGATGTATTAAACGCATCTATTAATTACAAAATTCAAAAAAATGTACAAACAAAAGAGCATACGATTCCGAGAAAACCTAGAATGGGTATAAATGAGAGTAATATAAAAGAGCAAAGTTATATAGGCTGTAAAATCAACTCATCAACAATACATAATACTAATCTTGATTTCTTATCTTCATTATTAGAAAAATATCAAGCGTCTAAAATTAGAATTTCACACAAAGGTAATATTATTATTCTTGATGTTCCAACTTCACAGGCTTTGAACTTAGCTAAAGAGTTAGAAAAAATCGATTTTAATCCTTTTGCTTAA
- a CDS encoding aminotransferase class V-fold PLP-dependent enzyme: MNKNIFRPFFNENTDKLNFIRYNTIGKNKKEYFDYTASGLAFRQIENRIHDVLETYANTHSKEASNADTTTNYYEIARTNLAINLELNEDFAILPSGCGTTAAIKHFQELMGLYIPPSTKKRFGFEIDKQKAPLVIVGPYEHHSNEVSFREALCEIQRIDLDKEGLVDLNHLKEILEKNKNREIIASFCIASNVTGIITPYEEISKLLRSYNAVVCFDAAASSPYMNIPCHLYDALFMSPHKLLGGPASCGLLVIRKSLIDTTIAPSFAGGGTVLYVNKTSQTYQNDIEIREEAGTPPILQFIRASLAYQLRNEVGFEFIKKQKEELKEIFINELRKIPSCEIYGNQEAQNIGIISFNIKGINPYELCNLLSSNDNIQTRAGCSCAGPYGHDLLGIKELDMNNRPGWVRISIHFSQTKEEIMNLVKSIKKIAI, encoded by the coding sequence ATGAACAAAAATATTTTCAGACCTTTTTTCAATGAAAACACAGATAAATTAAATTTTATTAGATACAACACTATTGGAAAAAATAAAAAAGAGTATTTTGATTATACTGCCTCAGGATTAGCTTTTAGACAAATAGAAAATAGAATCCATGATGTACTTGAAACTTATGCAAATACACACTCTAAAGAGGCTTCAAATGCTGATACTACAACAAATTATTATGAAATAGCAAGAACAAATCTGGCAATTAATCTAGAACTTAATGAAGATTTTGCCATTCTTCCTAGTGGTTGTGGAACAACTGCTGCTATTAAACATTTTCAAGAGTTAATGGGATTATATATTCCTCCTTCAACAAAAAAAAGATTTGGTTTTGAAATTGATAAACAAAAAGCTCCTTTAGTAATAGTAGGCCCTTATGAACATCACTCAAATGAAGTTTCATTTAGAGAAGCTTTATGTGAAATTCAAAGAATAGATTTAGATAAAGAGGGTTTAGTTGATTTAAATCACTTAAAAGAAATTTTAGAAAAAAACAAAAATAGAGAGATAATAGCTTCATTTTGTATAGCTTCAAATGTTACAGGAATTATAACTCCCTACGAAGAAATTTCTAAATTATTAAGAAGTTATAATGCTGTAGTTTGTTTTGATGCAGCTGCTTCAAGTCCATATATGAATATTCCTTGCCATCTTTATGATGCTTTATTTATGTCACCGCATAAACTTTTAGGAGGTCCTGCTTCTTGTGGTTTATTAGTTATTAGAAAATCTCTAATTGATACAACAATTGCTCCTTCATTTGCTGGTGGTGGAACTGTTTTATATGTAAATAAAACATCTCAAACATACCAAAATGATATTGAAATAAGAGAAGAAGCAGGAACTCCACCAATTTTACAATTTATTCGAGCATCTCTAGCATATCAATTAAGAAATGAAGTTGGTTTTGAATTTATAAAAAAACAAAAAGAAGAGTTAAAAGAGATATTTATAAATGAACTAAGAAAGATTCCATCTTGCGAAATATATGGAAATCAAGAAGCCCAAAATATAGGAATTATCTCTTTTAATATCAAAGGTATAAATCCTTATGAATTATGTAATCTTTTATCTTCAAATGACAATATCCAAACAAGAGCTGGATGTTCATGTGCAGGACCTTATGGACATGATTTATTAGGAATAAAAGAGTTAGATATGAATAATCGTCCAGGATGGGTTAGAATCTCAATTCATTTCTCTCAAACAAAAGAAGAGATTATGAATTTAGTAAAAAGTATTAAAAAAATTGCAATTTAA
- a CDS encoding metallophosphoesterase translates to MIFLTFIITLLHEIISFGIKKTPFKNNRREFFKKGLDIGAISLVIATNAKAMDNAKNVQLEVVDVKINNLKIPYNIVQISDVHIGGLIDKEFIKSLVDKINILNADAVVITGDLVDTKLEYAIPALNELKNIKSKFGTYFIVGNHEYFHGVKPIIDYVNSLGIKTLENENVYVGPKDEGFNLCGVYDRFGFKYNDFIPDINKAMQNLENSPTILLAHQPKFIEEIENTKGIDLMLSGHTHGGQIFPFNFLIKLQQPYVKGLHTFNDYTQVYVNKGTGFWGPPMRLGASSEITILKLHA, encoded by the coding sequence ATGATTTTTTTAACATTTATTATTACTCTATTACATGAAATCATCTCTTTTGGAATCAAAAAAACACCATTCAAAAATAATCGAAGAGAATTTTTCAAAAAAGGCTTAGATATAGGAGCCATTTCCCTAGTAATTGCTACCAATGCTAAAGCTATGGATAATGCAAAAAATGTTCAACTTGAAGTTGTAGATGTAAAAATAAATAATTTAAAAATACCATATAATATAGTACAAATAAGTGATGTCCACATCGGTGGATTGATTGATAAAGAGTTTATAAAATCCCTTGTAGATAAAATTAATATATTAAATGCGGATGCTGTTGTAATTACAGGGGATTTAGTTGATACAAAATTAGAATATGCTATTCCTGCTCTTAATGAACTTAAAAATATTAAATCGAAATTTGGAACATATTTTATAGTTGGAAACCATGAATATTTTCATGGAGTTAAACCAATTATTGATTATGTGAACTCATTAGGAATAAAAACTTTAGAAAATGAAAATGTTTATGTTGGACCAAAAGATGAAGGTTTTAATCTTTGTGGAGTTTATGATAGATTTGGTTTTAAATACAATGATTTTATACCTGATATTAATAAAGCCATGCAAAATTTAGAAAATTCTCCAACTATTCTTTTGGCTCATCAACCAAAATTTATAGAAGAAATAGAAAATACAAAAGGAATTGATTTAATGCTTAGTGGACATACCCACGGTGGACAAATCTTTCCCTTTAATTTTTTAATAAAACTTCAACAACCTTATGTAAAAGGTCTTCACACTTTTAATGACTACACCCAAGTTTATGTGAATAAAGGCACAGGATTTTGGGGACCACCTATGAGACTTGGTGCTAGTAGTGAGATAACTATTTTAAAATTACACGCTTAA
- a CDS encoding hemerythrin family protein produces MLINKNDLPLVSMDFMNDTHFEDVEIINELYKDILEYEKEQSELNLKSLEDKYKEWITHTENHFETEEIQMREKGFFAYEFHKNEHNMNLSEIKQLFDNFEETKNILELKNYFENNLVSWLVNHIQTMDTVTAMFFKTGMSPCAMH; encoded by the coding sequence ATGTTAATAAATAAGAATGATTTACCACTTGTATCAATGGATTTTATGAATGATACACATTTTGAAGATGTAGAAATAATAAATGAACTTTATAAAGATATTTTAGAGTATGAAAAAGAACAAAGTGAATTAAATCTAAAAAGTTTAGAAGATAAATATAAAGAGTGGATAACTCACACTGAAAATCATTTTGAAACTGAAGAGATACAAATGAGAGAAAAAGGTTTTTTTGCCTATGAATTTCATAAAAATGAGCATAATATGAATTTATCAGAAATAAAACAACTTTTCGATAATTTTGAAGAGACTAAAAATATTTTAGAATTAAAAAACTATTTCGAAAATAATCTTGTATCTTGGCTAGTTAATCATATTCAAACAATGGATACAGTAACTGCAATGTTTTTCAAAACAGGAATGAGTCCTTGTGCAATGCATTAA